The Zavarzinella sp. sequence GCTTCACGCGTTCGCCAAACAATCCTTCCAGATCGCCTGGCTGGTCTTCGACACCCGTTGGCGTGGTGTTCTTTCCGATGAACTTTTTCAAGTAGGCTTTCTTCTGTTGCCAGCTTCCAAACACAAAATACTTAAAGTGGCGATACAGTCGTTGAGTCAACGATCCTCGTTTCGGAAAACCGGGTGCAAATGCATCGTAGATGATCACTGCCGGAACATCGATTCCCTTCTGACGTAACTGCAAAGCGGTTTCAAAGGCAATTCGCCCACCCACAGAATAGCCGCTGAGCACAATCGGCCCACTCGGGCGGTGCTGCAAAATCTCCTGGCAATATCGTTCCGCTACCGCAGGAATGGATGAAAGCGGTTCTTCTTTGCCATCAATTCCAATGGCCTTCATGCCAAAAACTGGGAACTGCTCGCCCATTAATCGGGAAAAATGGTGGAATGTAAACACGTGGCCGCCCGCACCCGCAATCATAAACAGTGGAGGATATTTCCCGTTGGCATTCAAGGGAACCACCGCACCGCTGCCCAGTTCCAGTGTTTTGCGAATCGCCTCGGACATGGTGCGAATCGTCGGTGCTGCAAACAACGTTTCCAGTGGCACCTGATGGCCCAGGCGGGATTCAATACGGGCAATCAGGGTAGCTGCCATCAGAGAGTGCCCACCCAGATCATGGAAATTCGCAGTCACACTCAGTGGGCGGATACCAAAGACTTCTTCCCAGATTGGCTGTAAGGCCCGTTCTGCATCATTTTCAGGCGGGATATATTCATTATTGTTGGTTGGCTCTTCTACCGGTAATTCCCGCAGATATTTCCGATCGACCTTCCCATTGGGTGACAGTGGGAATTTCTCGATCGGCAGCAATAGTGCGGGTACCATGTAGTCCGGCAGTTTGCTTCGCAGCAATGTTTTCAGTTCCGTACTGGACCAGGCTGTGGCATCATGAAGCTGAACATAACCTACCAGTCGCGTCAGTCCGGCACCATCCTGATTCGTCACCACCACAGCCATTTTGATATTCGGATGACTGGACATCACTGTTTCAATTTCGCCTAGCTCAATTCGAAAGCCGCGAATTTTGACCTGATGATCTTTTCTTCCCTGACAGACCAAAGTGCCATCGGCATTCCAGAAGCCAATGTCCCCTGTGCGATAACCCTGACCAGTAGATACCTGGGGAAGATTCAGAAATACAGATGCCGTCAGTTCCGGTTGATTCCAATAACCCTGGGCAACACCATCACCAGCGATAATAATTTCGCCAGTCATCCCAGGTGCCACCGGTTGTAATTCATCGTCCACAATCAGAATCTGGGTATTGGGCACTGGTTTCCCTACCGGTGGTGCTTCATTGCGATTGACCACATGATGAGAAGTAGAGAACACCGTTGTTTCCGTGGGGCCGTATATATTCCAGAATTCGGCCACGCGATCAATCATCATTTCTGCAAGGTCGGCGGTAATCGGTTCCCCACCGGAAATTGCCTTCATCTGCGATCTGCCCTGCCAGCCTGCCAGTAGCAGAATCCGCCAGGTTGCAGGCGTGACTGACATCACTGTTGCCTGGGCAGTTTCCAGTTCCTGGATCAGCAGTGCACCATTGATCGAGGCATCCTTGCTGCCAATGTAAGTGGTTGCACCAACAGTTGCAGGCCACCAATAATCCAGAATATGGATATCAAACGAGTAGGTGCTGGCTGCAAAGGCAACATCTGAAGCATCGATCACCGGCAGGTGATCTCCACCGCAGAAAAGATTGATCACCCCACGCTGCTTCAACGCGACACCCTTCGGTTTGCCAGTCGAGCCAGATGTAAAGATAATCGCAAACAGATCATCCAGTGTGGCCTGATTGCTCAGTGAGGTGCGTTCCTGTTGCATCAGAGTGGGCAACAGTTCTTCCAGACACACCACCTGATACCCTGTAGGTAACTTGTCGGCGACAGTGCGGCTCGTCAGGATGACTGGTGGGGCGACCTGCTGAATCATTTCGGCCAGTCGTTCTTCCGGATGGGCTGGATCGAGCGGTACATAACCCCCACCCGACTTTATGACGGCAAATATTGCCGTTGCGATCTGGCAGGACCGTTCCAGGCAGACCACTACTGGTACATTTGGCCGCACCTGTTGCGATTGCAGCCAGCCAGCCAATTGGTGGGAAGCCAGTTCCCACTGCTGGAAAGTGATGGAATGGGCGGTGTCTCGAAATGCCACTGAGGTGGGGTATTTTTCACAGCAGGCGGTAATCAATTCTGCCACATTCTGATACGGCAACAGTGGGCGAAACGCTGTTTTCTCAATGCTTTTCTGTGGGCTGGATTCGCTTGGTTCATTCCAGAACGCTGTTTCCCGGTCGCAGAAAAATTGCAGTCGTTCCAGGAAGGTTTCTGCCACCAGCACTGCCGTATCTTCCGGATATAGTGTGGTGCGATATTCAACATGCAGGGTCCAGGCATTCTGATGGTGTTCCAGACCACACATCAGATCGAATTTAGCCCCAGGTGCGTAGGAGCCATCGAAGGACCAATGAACTTGCTCGGACAGTTGGCCCGACAGTGCGTTTTCCTGCAACACAAACACCGCATCGAACAGATCCTGCACACCAGGTGCACCCGGAATCTGATTCAGCAGCCATTGGAATGGCACTGTGGCTGCCTGGATTTCTCGGGTTACCTGCTGGCGTGTTTTTGTCAGCAATTCTCCAACAGTGCACGGTGCGGTGGGGATGATTACACCCTGCATATCCACCAGACAGCCAAATAATTGCTTCAACAGATGTGTATGGCGCTGGGACATCGCCGTGCCGATCACCACTGTATCATTTCTGGTTAACTGCGCGATCGTGGCACCAAATGCCGCCATGTAAACGTGGTAAGGTGTCACCTGATGGCGACGTGCCAACAGGGCTACCTGATTTGCCAGCGTGGCTGGGAACTCCCGCACGTACCTGGCACCATCATCATTAATGCGTGATACAGTGGTGTGCTGATAGGGCAGAATCGTTTTGCCGGGGCGTTCCTGAATCAGAGTCTGCCATGTCTCGATCTGTTCACGATGGCGGGCAGGTTCCAATTCCGATCGAGCATTCGACGAATAATCCAGATAACGGAACGATTGCCCTTTTTCAGCAGAAGTGGGGCTTGCATAGGTACGCTGCAATGCTTCCATAAGCAATTCACGCGATGCCTCATCCACCAGAATGTGGTGGCCAGCCCAGATGAAGCGGTGCTGGTTGTTCCCTTCGTGCACCAACACAGCATCCCAGGGACCCGCCTGATCCAGGGCAAAGGTGCGGTGTTGTAACTGTGTGAGAGTTTCCTCATAGAGGCGTGGGTTCCCAGTTGCATCCACATAACGCAGTGGGCGTATCAATTCCGAAGAATATTCCTGAATCACAATATTATCATTGATTCTGAACGATGCCCGCAGCATCTCCGTTGCATCTACCACCGCCTGCCAGGCTTCGGCAAATCGCTGTCGATCGAGTGGGCCTCGCAGCGTATACACATCCACCACGTTGTAGATGGTGCGGTTGGTTAAGCCCTTATCGATCAGCCAGAAATGCTCCTGGATAGGCGATGCAGGCCCACGGTCTTTCAACTCGGGATGTTGTTGATGCAGGTGGGTGTTCTGCGGCTGGGTGGAATGTTGCCGAACATAGTTTGCTAAACCAGCCACGGTTGCATGATCGAAAAGCACCGCGAATGGAATATCGATACCAGATCGCTGATTTAATTTGCCAACCAGTTGGGCTGCTTTCAGCGAATGACCACCCACATCGAAGAAATTGGCCTGACGGTGGACATTTGCCAGTTGAAGCACATCGGTAAACACTTCGGCAATCATCTGCTCAATTTCATCGGTAGGTGGTTCCAGTTCCGATGCTTGAGTAATTTTCAATTCCGGCAACTTCAAAGCACTGCGATCCAGCTTGCCATTGGAGGTCACCGGGAACTGTTCCAGGTAAGCAAATCGTGCGGGCACCATATATTCAGGCAGTGCCTTTCGGAGAAAATCCTGCAGATTGGATTCAACGATTTCGTGCGACAATTGCAGAAAAGCAGCCAGGGTGACCGTTTTGTCCGCATCGCGAAATGCCTGGACCACTGCTTCACGCACCCCAGGGAAGGAACGCAGTGCGGCTTCAATTTCTCCCAGTTCCACGCGGAAACCACGCACCTTGACCTGGTGGTCGATCCGACCCAGAAACTCAATGGTGCCATCCGGCCAGTAGCGTGCCTGGTCGCCAGTTTTGTAAAGTTTGCCTTCTGCACGGAATGGATCGGGAATGAATCGACTGGCGGTCAATTCTTCGCGTTGGTGGTAACCATCGGCCAGACAGACCCCACCGATATGCAGTTCACCCGGCACACCCACTGGTGTGGGCTGCAGGTGGGCATCCAGCACATGGTAGTGGGCATTACGAATCGGCCAGCCATATGGAATGCTGGTCCATTTCGGATCCACATTTTCAATCGGATAATAATTCGACCAGATAGCTGCTTCCGTCGCCCCACCCAGACTGATTACTTTGGCATTTGGAAAGGCATTGGTAATCTGGCCCGGTAAGGTGACTGGAATCCAGTCCCCGCTGAGAAGCACCAGTCGCAGATCGGCCACCTGCTTCTGTGGGAAGAATGGCACCAGTTGTAACAACGAAGCTGGCGCTGAATTCCAGATACTGATCCTTTCACTTCGCAGAATGGCTGCCAGTTGAATAGGATCTTTCATTTCCTGCTCGGAACAGATGCGTAAGGTAGCTCCCGCACCCAGTCCACCAAACAGATCATAGACCGAAAGATCGAAGCTGAACGACGCCACACACATCAGTCGATCGGTGGGGAATACAGCAAACTGTTGATTGACCCAATCAATCGTATTCACAGCGGCCCGATGTCTCAGCACCACCCCTTTGGGCTTGCCTGTGGAACCGGAAGTGTAGATCACATAGGCCCGATCATCGGGGTTGATCGCCACTGCCAGGCGATGGTGCGGTTGGGTGTGAATTGCCGCGGAATGATCCTCCAGACAGAGCAGGCGATCATCAACCTGTTCTGTGTTCAGAAGCTGTCGCAGTTCTTGATTCGTAATCAGTTTGACCGCACCAGAATCATGCAGCATATACTCGATGCGATCGCTGGGATAGCTCGGATCGATTGGTACATACCCTGCACCACACTTCAGAATCCCAAGAATTGCAACTACTGCGTGAGAACTGCGTGGTAACAGCACCGCAACCAGGTCACCATGTTGGACACCATTCTGATGCAACCAGTGGGCTACCTGATTCGATTCCTCTTCCAATTGCTGGTAAGAACACGTTCGATCGCTCGCCTCCACTGCCATGTGGGTTGGCTGCAGATCGACCTTGCGAGTAAATGCGCTCAACAGATGATCCGTTGCAGGATAATCCGCGCTGGTATTGTTCCAGTCGTAGACAATCTGCTGGTGTTCTTTTTCGTTCAGTAACCGCAGGTTGCCAATCGGCGTCTCCGGTGCGTCGCAGGCATGTGCCAGAAGGGTGAAATAGTGGCCCACCATCGCCTGCATGTGGGCTTCATCAAACAGGTCAGTGTTATATTCCAGCCAACCCCACACGGTGCCATGTTTACCATCTTCCAGCACAAACCGCAGATCGAACATCGAGGTGCCGTTGTGGGTAATGACCTGCTCACTTTGCAGCCCCGCAAATTGCTGCGGAATCATCGGCACGTTCTGGTAGTAGAACGCCACCTGGAACAGTGGTTGTCTGCTCGTATCACGTGGGGGAGACAGCACCTCAATCAGTTTTTCCAGCGGCACTTCCTGATGGTTGAGCGCACCGGAGCGCACGTCCCCCACGTGCTGTAGCAGTTGCAGGAAATTGATATCAGAACTGATCTGGCTTCGAAGCACCAGGGTATTGACAAACATCCCCTGGACCGCTTCCAGTTGCTGGCTGCTGCGGTTGAGTACTGGTGATCCGATGGTGACATCGTTTTGCCCGGTATAACGGTGGACGAGTGCCTGAAATGCCGCCAGGCCCACCATAAATCGCGTGACACCATGTGTGCGGCAGATTCGGTCCACATGGCCTAACAGTTTGCGTGGGAAATCGAATGAGATCAGCTTACCGCGGAATGTTTGTTGTTTCGGTCGGCTGTGGGCAAACGGAAAATCCAGAGATGCTGGAAATGGCGTTAATGTTTGCTTCCAAAAGTCGATGCTGTCGTGCCATTTTGCGGAATTCGCCCAGCCCGCTTCCAGCATCGCGTAGTCGCCAAACTGCATCTCCGGCGGGGGTAGTTCCAGCGAATCCCCTTTCAAACGTGCCAGATAACACTGTTCAACTTCCGCAATCAGCCGACCAAGTGCCCAGCCATCGGTAATCATGTGGTGGAGATTGATCCAGAAATAGCACTCGGTGCTGTGCGTTACATAGATTTTTGCCCGCCAGAGTGGGGCAACTGCCAGGTTGAACGGCATTTGGTCGCACTTCAGGCACTGTTTCAGCACAGTAGGTTTGCGTTCCATGTACGGCAGTTCGGTCAAGTCTACCACTTCAACCAGTGTCGTCAGTTCTGCTTCGACGATCTGAACTGGTTCGTTGCCCGTGCTGTCAATGCGGGTGCGGAAAATCGCATGGCGTTTCACCACATCCAGGAATGCTGCGGCCAGTAATTCCGGTTGTAATTTCCCCGTCAGGTGGATCATTCGCCCCACATTATAGACCTGTGGGGAATCAATCATGCGATCCAGAAACCAGAGGCGTTTCTGGGCACTCGTCAACGGGAAATCGGTTCGGGGCTTGGTCTGTTCACTTTCATCTTCAACGGCCAGGTGGGTGACACGTTGTTCGAGCAGTTCGCACAGGCCACGCACGGTGCGAACCTGAAAAAGTTCCGCTTCTTCGAATTTGACTTTGAATTCTGTGTTGATTCGGGACAGAATCTGCACCGCACTGACGGAATCACCACCGAGTTCAAAGAAGTCGTCATCGGGTTGGATGTCGTCCACAAAGAGGATTTCGCCCCACAACTGCGCAATGTGGGTGTGCACATCGAATTGATCGACCTGCACCACGACAGGTGGGGCTGCTTTCTGTGCATTCACTTCAGCGGACAGATGGCTCTGACGGGTGCCTTCTTCACGCAGTTCCATGAAACCTACTCCCATGACGTTTAAACAGTTGTCAAAATGTCGAACCGAACGCGAGTCGGCAAGTTTGTGCAAATCGGGATGATTGCTACAACAATCCACTTTAACGCAATTCGCCCAGTTTGTACAACCCCGACTTACTACCGTAACACTACTACCAAAATTGCTGTCACAGGCGGAAAACGTGGTAATTTCAACCAGTTTGGATAAACCGGCATTTTGGTCATCATTTGCCTGAATTTCCCACCGATCGATGTAATTGATTCTGCGCAAGTTATTACAAATAAAGAACTTACGAATAAAATCCGGTGATTGTACTGAATTTCCCACGCGTTTAGCCGTGGCAAACGGTGTACCGTTTGTACCTTTTGAACGATCTGGGTGAAATGGCAAAGAAATAACGGTTATAACGATTATATCGATAAGAGAATGTAATCCGGATTGGTACAACCGATATACTTGTCCCAGTTAACGCATTATCTTTGACTTTGCCATCTTACCCAGTTATCCTAAACAATCGAAGCTACCTAATTGCACAGGACATGCGGGTGCGGGTAGCCACGGACAGTTAGTCTCAACTTTGAGGAGAACAACACGATGTACAGTTTGGTAATGCTGGCAGCCATGACAGGCGCACCAGAAACCCCGCAATTCTTTGGGCTTTTTGGTGGGCACAAGTCGGCAGGTTGCAACGGATGTTACGGCGGAAGCTGCAATGGCTGCTATGGTGGTTACGCCAAATCCTGCCATGGTTGCTTCGGTGGATTATTCTTTGGCCATGGTTGCAAAGGTTCCAGCTGCTACGGCAGTAGCTGCAGCGGTTGCTACGGATGTTACGGTAGCCATTATTCCAGTTGCAGTGGGTGCTACGGCAGTAGCTGCAGCGGATGCTACGGATGTTACGGCAGCCACTATTCCAGTTGCAGTGGATGCTACGGGTGCTATGGCAGCCATTATTCCAGTTGCAGTGGCTGTTCCGGCAGCTTCTACTCTGGTTGCACAGGATATTCCGCTGGTTGCTCCGGTTGCAGCGGGTGCTACGGGTCTTACGGCAGTGTCGTTCCCAGCACATCGGCAATGCCCATGTCTTCCAGCTACTACGCACCAGCCTATGGCGAAACTCCTGTTGCCAGCGTGCCAGGCAACAAAGCACGCCTGGTGGTGAATGTTCCAGCAGATGCCAAGCTGTATGCCAACGATCAGTTGACCGAACTCAGTGGCACCACCCGTTCTTTCCTGACACCAGAACTGCCAGGTAACGGTCAGTTTTCTTACAACCTCCGCGTGGAATACATGGCCAACGGCGAACGCCAGACAGAAAACCGCAAGGTGTTTGTATCTGCTGGCCAGACCACCAGTGCCGACTTCACCAAAACCCTGACAGCAAATGTCAGCAGCCCCGTGGTAGTTACACTGCCCGAAAATGCCAATCTGATGGTAGATGGGGTACGCACCAATGCCAAAGGGCCAGTGGCAGAATTTCGCACGCCAGAACTGAACCGTGGGCAAAGCTATACCTACGTTTTCACCGCAGTGATCAATTCCAACGGCACCGAAGAAGTAGTGGACAAAAAAGTGACTTTTACCGCTGGAGAACCAATTCGCGTGAACTTTGGCGATATCCTGCCGGTCCGCACCGCTTCACTCAGCAAATAGTCATTCACTGATAATCAATTGCCCATTTCATCTCAACATCAGGCTGATCTTCAGCAACTTATTTCGAAGATCAGCTATGCAACAATCTCCTTGATTACCTGCCCACCAAATTGGGAGAGTTGTTTAAACCGTCCACCGTGGAAATAGGTCAGCTTGGTATCATCCAGTCCCAGCAAACGCAGGATGGTGACGTGCAGATCTCTAATGTGGTGCACGCACTCTACTGCTTCAGCACCAGTTTCGTCTGTTTGCCCAATCGTATGTCCCGCCTTGACACCCCCACCTGCAAACCAGATGGACATTGCTTTGGGATTGTGGTCGCGGCCAAAGGCAGTTCCCATCCGCACGCCATTATCCGGGCTTCGTCCGAACTCCCCACCCCAGATCACCAGGGTGCTATCGAGCAGGCCAGTGCGTTTCAAATCGGCAATTAAACCTGCAATCGGTTGATCGACCTGCTGAACCAGGTTGCCGTGGGCTTTTTCGATGTAGTCGTGGCTGTCCCAGGTGCCAGCGTAAAGCTGCACGAACCGCACTCCTTTTTCCACCAGCCGACGTGCCAGAAGGCACTTCCTTCCAAACGCATCAGTGGGCTCTTTGCCAAGGCCATACATGTCCTTCGTTTGTTGTGGTTCATTGTCCAGATTCATCAGTTCGGGCACTTCTGCCTGCATCTTGAAAGCCAGTTCATAGCTTTTCATCCTGGCAACCAGGTCATCCCGCTCGAGACGCTGCCTGGAATGCTCTTTGTTCAGTTTTTCCAGCAGATCCAGATTCAACCGCTGATGTTCTCTTGAAACATTACCGGGTGGGGTGAGATCCAGCACAGGGGAACCTTTCGCACGAAATGGCGTTCCTTGAAACATCGCGGGCAGAAAACCGTTGCCCCAATTGGCAGCACCACCCTGGGGGTGACTGACTTCTGGCAATACCACATAGCCTGGCAGATTCGCGTTTTCTGTACCCAGGCCATAAGTTACCCAAGCGCCCATCGCGGGATCGCCACCAAAACGATTGCCTGTGTTCAGTTGGTACATTGCTGTGGGATGATTGACTGAATCTACCTGGCAACCACGATAAAAACAGATCTCGTCTACTACCTTGGCAAGGTGCTGCCAGTTTGTTGCAATGGTGGCACCACTTTGGCCCGCTTTCTGAAACCGGAATGGCGATGCCACATAATAACGCTTGCCGCTGGACATGGCCGACTGCATTTTGTCGGTGCGTGTGAATTCTTTCAAGTGCAGATCACCCAGCCTGGGTTTGGGATCAAACGTATCAATATGGCTGGGCCCACCTTCCATGGTAAGAAAGATGCACGCTTTTGCTTTCGCCTGCAGGTGGGGCTTCTGTCTGGCCTCATCTGCCATCAACGCAGTAAACGCCACACTGCCCAGCGAGGCACCCAGCGAATACAGGATTTCTCTTCGATCGAGCATCGTATTGTTCCCTAATCAAGGTAGATGAATTCGTTGGTATTCAAAAGCACCAGGCAAACTTCCATCAATCCACGAACATCGGGCGTCACATCTGCGGGGTGCAGATCGGCTTCATAATCTGCAGCTGCAAAGAATTTTTCAACAAAGGTATATTTCTGTCCCACGTTTTCTTCTACTGCTTCGCGAACGATTTCTTTTACCACCGTTGGTTTTGCAACAGGAATCGCTTCATGTTTTTTGGCCATTAAATGCCAGTGCTCCAGGCATGCCTGTTGTTCTGTCTCAGTGGGGGTGCGTCCCAGGGCACGCTGGAAGATCTGTTGCACTGCATCTTGTTTGGATTTCGATTTTTTCAACACATTAGCGGCAAATACCAATGCACGGGTGCGTGATGCCTCACTGTTGAACAATGAAAATGCCTGGGGGGCAATGGTGGAAACTTCCCGCCGCTCGCAGGAAAATTCTGGCGATGGCTGATTAAAAACTTCCGCGGTGGGATCACGCAATCCACGTAGTTTGAGCGTGTAAATACTCCGCCGATTGCGTTGGGCCGGTTTTGGTGACGCCTCCCACACATTGGCA is a genomic window containing:
- a CDS encoding amino acid adenylation domain-containing protein, producing the protein MELREEGTRQSHLSAEVNAQKAAPPVVVQVDQFDVHTHIAQLWGEILFVDDIQPDDDFFELGGDSVSAVQILSRINTEFKVKFEEAELFQVRTVRGLCELLEQRVTHLAVEDESEQTKPRTDFPLTSAQKRLWFLDRMIDSPQVYNVGRMIHLTGKLQPELLAAAFLDVVKRHAIFRTRIDSTGNEPVQIVEAELTTLVEVVDLTELPYMERKPTVLKQCLKCDQMPFNLAVAPLWRAKIYVTHSTECYFWINLHHMITDGWALGRLIAEVEQCYLARLKGDSLELPPPEMQFGDYAMLEAGWANSAKWHDSIDFWKQTLTPFPASLDFPFAHSRPKQQTFRGKLISFDFPRKLLGHVDRICRTHGVTRFMVGLAAFQALVHRYTGQNDVTIGSPVLNRSSQQLEAVQGMFVNTLVLRSQISSDINFLQLLQHVGDVRSGALNHQEVPLEKLIEVLSPPRDTSRQPLFQVAFYYQNVPMIPQQFAGLQSEQVITHNGTSMFDLRFVLEDGKHGTVWGWLEYNTDLFDEAHMQAMVGHYFTLLAHACDAPETPIGNLRLLNEKEHQQIVYDWNNTSADYPATDHLLSAFTRKVDLQPTHMAVEASDRTCSYQQLEEESNQVAHWLHQNGVQHGDLVAVLLPRSSHAVVAILGILKCGAGYVPIDPSYPSDRIEYMLHDSGAVKLITNQELRQLLNTEQVDDRLLCLEDHSAAIHTQPHHRLAVAINPDDRAYVIYTSGSTGKPKGVVLRHRAAVNTIDWVNQQFAVFPTDRLMCVASFSFDLSVYDLFGGLGAGATLRICSEQEMKDPIQLAAILRSERISIWNSAPASLLQLVPFFPQKQVADLRLVLLSGDWIPVTLPGQITNAFPNAKVISLGGATEAAIWSNYYPIENVDPKWTSIPYGWPIRNAHYHVLDAHLQPTPVGVPGELHIGGVCLADGYHQREELTASRFIPDPFRAEGKLYKTGDQARYWPDGTIEFLGRIDHQVKVRGFRVELGEIEAALRSFPGVREAVVQAFRDADKTVTLAAFLQLSHEIVESNLQDFLRKALPEYMVPARFAYLEQFPVTSNGKLDRSALKLPELKITQASELEPPTDEIEQMIAEVFTDVLQLANVHRQANFFDVGGHSLKAAQLVGKLNQRSGIDIPFAVLFDHATVAGLANYVRQHSTQPQNTHLHQQHPELKDRGPASPIQEHFWLIDKGLTNRTIYNVVDVYTLRGPLDRQRFAEAWQAVVDATEMLRASFRINDNIVIQEYSSELIRPLRYVDATGNPRLYEETLTQLQHRTFALDQAGPWDAVLVHEGNNQHRFIWAGHHILVDEASRELLMEALQRTYASPTSAEKGQSFRYLDYSSNARSELEPARHREQIETWQTLIQERPGKTILPYQHTTVSRINDDGARYVREFPATLANQVALLARRHQVTPYHVYMAAFGATIAQLTRNDTVVIGTAMSQRHTHLLKQLFGCLVDMQGVIIPTAPCTVGELLTKTRQQVTREIQAATVPFQWLLNQIPGAPGVQDLFDAVFVLQENALSGQLSEQVHWSFDGSYAPGAKFDLMCGLEHHQNAWTLHVEYRTTLYPEDTAVLVAETFLERLQFFCDRETAFWNEPSESSPQKSIEKTAFRPLLPYQNVAELITACCEKYPTSVAFRDTAHSITFQQWELASHQLAGWLQSQQVRPNVPVVVCLERSCQIATAIFAVIKSGGGYVPLDPAHPEERLAEMIQQVAPPVILTSRTVADKLPTGYQVVCLEELLPTLMQQERTSLSNQATLDDLFAIIFTSGSTGKPKGVALKQRGVINLFCGGDHLPVIDASDVAFAASTYSFDIHILDYWWPATVGATTYIGSKDASINGALLIQELETAQATVMSVTPATWRILLLAGWQGRSQMKAISGGEPITADLAEMMIDRVAEFWNIYGPTETTVFSTSHHVVNRNEAPPVGKPVPNTQILIVDDELQPVAPGMTGEIIIAGDGVAQGYWNQPELTASVFLNLPQVSTGQGYRTGDIGFWNADGTLVCQGRKDHQVKIRGFRIELGEIETVMSSHPNIKMAVVVTNQDGAGLTRLVGYVQLHDATAWSSTELKTLLRSKLPDYMVPALLLPIEKFPLSPNGKVDRKYLRELPVEEPTNNNEYIPPENDAERALQPIWEEVFGIRPLSVTANFHDLGGHSLMAATLIARIESRLGHQVPLETLFAAPTIRTMSEAIRKTLELGSGAVVPLNANGKYPPLFMIAGAGGHVFTFHHFSRLMGEQFPVFGMKAIGIDGKEEPLSSIPAVAERYCQEILQHRPSGPIVLSGYSVGGRIAFETALQLRQKGIDVPAVIIYDAFAPGFPKRGSLTQRLYRHFKYFVFGSWQQKKAYLKKFIGKNTTPTGVEDQPGDLEGLFGERVKLVWERLVQANNAYYPAQQFDGEVIVIRSAVHPGWEFADISDRYFGWGQLTTGPLRALDVAGTHTEVFMEQNLPLLTQYHRETLRMIHNRNEKELEVSPVVPSPVDQVSVN
- a CDS encoding TIGR03000 domain-containing protein; this encodes MSSSYYAPAYGETPVASVPGNKARLVVNVPADAKLYANDQLTELSGTTRSFLTPELPGNGQFSYNLRVEYMANGERQTENRKVFVSAGQTTSADFTKTLTANVSSPVVVTLPENANLMVDGVRTNAKGPVAEFRTPELNRGQSYTYVFTAVINSNGTEEVVDKKVTFTAGEPIRVNFGDILPVRTASLSK
- a CDS encoding DUF1501 domain-containing protein; translated protein: MLDRREILYSLGASLGSVAFTALMADEARQKPHLQAKAKACIFLTMEGGPSHIDTFDPKPRLGDLHLKEFTRTDKMQSAMSSGKRYYVASPFRFQKAGQSGATIATNWQHLAKVVDEICFYRGCQVDSVNHPTAMYQLNTGNRFGGDPAMGAWVTYGLGTENANLPGYVVLPEVSHPQGGAANWGNGFLPAMFQGTPFRAKGSPVLDLTPPGNVSREHQRLNLDLLEKLNKEHSRQRLERDDLVARMKSYELAFKMQAEVPELMNLDNEPQQTKDMYGLGKEPTDAFGRKCLLARRLVEKGVRFVQLYAGTWDSHDYIEKAHGNLVQQVDQPIAGLIADLKRTGLLDSTLVIWGGEFGRSPDNGVRMGTAFGRDHNPKAMSIWFAGGGVKAGHTIGQTDETGAEAVECVHHIRDLHVTILRLLGLDDTKLTYFHGGRFKQLSQFGGQVIKEIVA